Proteins from a single region of Chthonomonadales bacterium:
- a CDS encoding B12-binding domain-containing radical SAM protein, translating to MRVLLVNPPSPERLGSPLLGLQYVAAALLESGAEVRVVDAAASGAAADARAIVREAESFRPGIIGMSLFTRWVWHAYRLADELAGRGPWTLVAGGAHATVRPEETLQRGFDVALCGEAERSIVRLAAALEGRARVADVPGVVFREPDGQITHGPPAQRIDDLDALTPPHLAQDLFDPAWYGARGAPVTPGGILTSRGCPARCTFCANYVTGRAFRHRAADEVVREIRAWHRGWGVSFFPFWDDAFTVKPARLLELCAAFERSFDFRFGFSAITRANLVTPELLAAMRRAGLVHVNFGVESGDDRILAAIKKGIRTDQVVRALTWAKELGLATACNFMLGFPQEDEAAVERTLRFMESIAPLTDTFSTLGVVVPFPGTPIYDDYHLEYGFTDWWLQEDFSRYAPPPPIEEREAFHRYYTDDANLGLDFFRYGPGMRELIREGLRFKAEHNLKAMGLLPDPVFRPVPAMAQ from the coding sequence ATGCGCGTGCTCCTGGTCAACCCGCCGAGCCCGGAGCGCCTGGGCTCCCCACTCCTCGGGCTTCAATACGTGGCGGCAGCACTACTCGAAAGCGGGGCGGAGGTCCGGGTCGTGGATGCCGCGGCGAGCGGCGCCGCCGCGGACGCCCGTGCCATCGTGCGGGAGGCGGAGTCGTTCCGCCCGGGGATCATCGGCATGAGCCTCTTCACCCGCTGGGTCTGGCACGCCTACCGGCTCGCGGACGAGCTGGCGGGCCGCGGCCCATGGACGCTGGTCGCCGGCGGCGCTCACGCGACGGTGCGCCCCGAGGAAACGCTGCAGCGGGGCTTCGACGTCGCGCTGTGCGGCGAGGCCGAGCGCAGCATCGTGCGCCTCGCCGCGGCGCTCGAAGGCCGGGCGCGGGTGGCCGATGTGCCGGGGGTCGTGTTCCGCGAGCCGGACGGGCAGATCACGCACGGTCCCCCTGCGCAGCGGATCGACGACCTCGACGCGCTGACGCCACCCCACCTCGCGCAGGATCTGTTCGACCCGGCGTGGTACGGCGCGCGGGGCGCGCCGGTGACGCCGGGCGGCATCCTGACGAGCCGGGGCTGCCCGGCGCGCTGCACTTTCTGCGCGAATTACGTGACGGGCCGCGCGTTCCGCCACCGGGCGGCGGACGAGGTGGTGCGCGAGATCCGGGCCTGGCACCGCGGCTGGGGCGTCTCGTTCTTCCCTTTCTGGGACGACGCGTTCACCGTGAAGCCGGCGCGCCTGCTCGAGCTGTGCGCTGCGTTCGAGCGGAGCTTTGATTTCCGTTTCGGCTTCAGCGCGATCACGCGCGCCAACCTCGTCACGCCGGAGCTGCTCGCCGCCATGCGACGTGCGGGCCTGGTGCACGTCAACTTCGGCGTCGAGAGCGGCGACGACCGGATTCTCGCCGCGATCAAGAAGGGCATCCGCACCGACCAGGTGGTGCGCGCGCTCACCTGGGCCAAGGAGCTGGGTCTCGCCACCGCGTGCAACTTCATGCTCGGGTTTCCGCAGGAGGACGAGGCCGCGGTCGAGCGGACGCTGCGCTTCATGGAGAGCATTGCCCCGCTTACCGACACGTTCAGCACGCTCGGCGTCGTGGTGCCCTTCCCCGGAACGCCGATCTACGACGACTACCACCTCGAGTACGGCTTCACCGATTGGTGGCTGCAGGAAGACTTCAGCCGCTACGCGCCGCCGCCGCCCATCGAGGAGCGCGAGGCCTTTCATCGTTACTACACGGACGACGCGAACCTGGGGCTCGACTTCTTCCGCTACGGTCCAGGGATGCGCGAGTTGATCCGGGAGGGCCTGCGCTTCAAGGCCGAGCACAACCTGAAGGCGATGGGCCTGCTGCCCGACCCGGTGTTCCGGCCGGTCCCAGCGATGGCGCAATGA
- a CDS encoding class I SAM-dependent methyltransferase, with protein MTGWDHPATAERYERFNQRHARYRRANDVLVREAALVSGLRVLDFGAGTGRTASAALGRLGRHGSVVCVEPAAAMREAGQRRLRDSRVTWRGALPEEPEAFDRVLAGAVVWQLDPFRESIARLVGLLRHGGALAFDIPALYLGEPDEPGGGDDPLLLDLVARLAEGRPADREGSGLPRAAGARRFTPADVEAALRSADLQPRSWAFRQRLTQTAHARWLTIPVLTDGLLPGVAPVERDRRIARALALVDRKSFKWERWRGWTAWRP; from the coding sequence ATGACCGGCTGGGACCATCCCGCCACGGCAGAGCGCTACGAGCGCTTCAACCAGCGCCACGCGCGCTACCGGCGTGCCAATGACGTCCTGGTGCGCGAAGCGGCGCTGGTCTCCGGACTGCGAGTGCTCGACTTTGGCGCCGGGACCGGGCGCACGGCGTCGGCGGCACTCGGGCGGCTGGGGCGGCACGGTAGCGTCGTCTGCGTGGAACCGGCCGCAGCCATGCGTGAGGCTGGGCAGCGCCGGCTACGGGACTCCCGCGTAACCTGGCGGGGCGCTCTCCCGGAGGAGCCCGAGGCGTTCGACCGCGTGCTCGCGGGCGCGGTCGTCTGGCAGCTCGATCCCTTCAGGGAGTCGATCGCCCGTCTCGTCGGCCTGCTGCGGCACGGGGGCGCGCTCGCCTTCGACATCCCGGCACTTTACTTGGGCGAGCCCGACGAGCCGGGCGGCGGCGATGATCCACTGCTCCTCGACTTGGTGGCGCGGCTGGCCGAGGGTCGCCCCGCCGATCGCGAGGGTTCGGGGCTGCCGCGGGCGGCAGGTGCTCGGCGCTTCACACCGGCGGACGTGGAGGCGGCGCTTCGCTCCGCCGACCTCCAGCCCCGCTCGTGGGCGTTTCGCCAGCGCCTGACGCAGACGGCGCACGCCCGCTGGCTCACGATTCCCGTGCTGACGGACGGGCTCCTGCCCGGCGTCGCCCCAGTCGAGCGTGACCGGCGGATCGCGCGCGCCCTCGCGCTGGTCGACCGCAAGTCGTTCAAGTGGGAACGATGGCGGGGGTGGACGGCATGGAGACCTTAA
- a CDS encoding phytanoyl-CoA dioxygenase family protein → METLNATTLPPLADVTDCASEPAALRAALGRDGYLFIRRLVPAKRVARLRRLVLDHARCVSWLDAAAGMDQARAATGIRVGDYQAPEWMALQERVQSSDELWAVGDAPDIHRVLTAAFGRPSFLFLGMNTCRVVSPHPELAARLHQDTHYVRLPDEFVTVWVPLGDCPVALGPLAVVPGSHRRGLLPHHGVGIVDGGVDVEDDVVWHSGDFACGDALVLSRLTIHRALPNLSGHTLRLSADLRYGFRNSDAG, encoded by the coding sequence ATGGAGACCTTAAACGCGACCACGCTCCCGCCGCTGGCGGATGTCACGGACTGTGCGTCCGAACCCGCCGCGCTGCGTGCCGCCCTCGGACGTGACGGCTACCTCTTCATCCGGCGCCTGGTGCCAGCGAAGCGTGTCGCGCGGCTGCGACGGCTGGTCCTGGACCACGCGCGCTGCGTATCGTGGCTCGATGCCGCCGCCGGCATGGACCAGGCGCGGGCGGCAACGGGCATCCGCGTGGGCGACTACCAAGCGCCCGAGTGGATGGCGCTGCAGGAGCGGGTCCAGTCGAGTGACGAGTTGTGGGCCGTGGGTGACGCCCCTGACATCCACCGCGTCCTGACCGCGGCATTCGGCAGGCCGAGCTTCCTGTTCCTCGGGATGAACACCTGTCGGGTGGTCTCACCCCACCCCGAGCTGGCGGCGCGCCTGCATCAGGACACACACTACGTCCGCCTGCCGGACGAGTTCGTGACGGTCTGGGTGCCGCTGGGCGACTGCCCCGTCGCGCTCGGGCCGCTCGCGGTGGTGCCCGGCTCGCACCGGCGCGGACTCCTGCCGCACCACGGCGTGGGCATCGTCGATGGCGGCGTGGACGTCGAGGACGATGTGGTCTGGCACTCGGGCGATTTCGCCTGCGGCGACGCGCTCGTCCTGAGTCGCCTCACGATCCACCGCGCGCTCCCCAACCTGAGCGGCCACACCCTGCGCCTCTCGGCGGATCTGCGCTATGGGTTCCGCAACAGCGATGCGGGGTGA